In Chelmon rostratus isolate fCheRos1 chromosome 9, fCheRos1.pri, whole genome shotgun sequence, the following proteins share a genomic window:
- the dnajc4 gene encoding dnaJ homolog subfamily C member 4 isoform X2 yields MQLEAQLRLCQSCLWCCKSGLRLLSQSYAHRKAVNYYDLLGVKSDASLDEIKNAFFDKSKKLHPDSDPSNPALHSQFVELNEAYRVLSKDQSRKEYDFKIRRPYSGGQAFRSTSSHTSYRARDAQDNIRYWEQFRHSHAQEMNTEEWQRRRRRKNFHLLGYCIITIVLSIGAHIVFFRKLEEIHNNFMDEKDRVITEIYNESKERARVNGFKKQTEILRQKHAEFLEKYKIRNDGGDK; encoded by the exons ATGCAGTTGGAGGCTCAGCTGCGTTTATGTCAAAGTTGTCTTTGGTGCTGCAAGAGTGGACTGCGCCTGCTCTCCCAAAGCTATGCACACAg AAAAGCTGTGAACTACTACGACCTCCTGGGGGTCAAATCTGACGCCAGCTTggatgaaattaaaaatgcattttttgacaAATCTAAGAAG CTGCACCCAGACAGTGACCCATCCAACCCAGCGCTGCACAGCCAGTTTGTGGAGCTGAACGAGGCCTACCGCGTGCTGAGCAAGGACCAGAGCAGGAAGGAGTACGACTTCAAAATCAGACGTCCATACAGTGGAGGCCAGGCCTTCAGATCCACCTCCAGTCACACCAGCTACAGAGCCAG GGACGCCCAGGACAACATTCGTTACTGGGAGCAGTTTCGTCACTCTCATGCACAGGAGATGAACACAGAGgagtggcagaggaggaggaggaggaagaactTCCACCTGTTGGGCTATTGCATCATCACTATAGTGCTCAGCATCGGAGCCCACATAGTCTTCTTCAG GAAACTGGAAGAAATTCACAATAACTTCATGGACGAGAAAGATCGAGTCATCACAGAAATTTACAATGAATCTAAAGAGAGGGCCAG GGTCAACGGTTttaagaaacagacagaaatccTGCGGCAGAAACATGCAGAGTTTCTGGAGAAATACAAAATCCGCAACGATGGAGGCGACAAGTAG
- the dnajc4 gene encoding dnaJ homolog subfamily C member 4 isoform X1, with amino-acid sequence MQLEAQLRLCQSCLWCCKSGLRLLSQSYAHRKAVNYYDLLGVKSDASLDEIKNAFFDKSKKLHPDSDPSNPALHSQFVELNEAYRVLSKDQSRKEYDFKIRRPYSGGQAFRSTSSHTSYRASRDAQDNIRYWEQFRHSHAQEMNTEEWQRRRRRKNFHLLGYCIITIVLSIGAHIVFFRKLEEIHNNFMDEKDRVITEIYNESKERARVNGFKKQTEILRQKHAEFLEKYKIRNDGGDK; translated from the exons ATGCAGTTGGAGGCTCAGCTGCGTTTATGTCAAAGTTGTCTTTGGTGCTGCAAGAGTGGACTGCGCCTGCTCTCCCAAAGCTATGCACACAg AAAAGCTGTGAACTACTACGACCTCCTGGGGGTCAAATCTGACGCCAGCTTggatgaaattaaaaatgcattttttgacaAATCTAAGAAG CTGCACCCAGACAGTGACCCATCCAACCCAGCGCTGCACAGCCAGTTTGTGGAGCTGAACGAGGCCTACCGCGTGCTGAGCAAGGACCAGAGCAGGAAGGAGTACGACTTCAAAATCAGACGTCCATACAGTGGAGGCCAGGCCTTCAGATCCACCTCCAGTCACACCAGCTACAGAGCCAG TAGGGACGCCCAGGACAACATTCGTTACTGGGAGCAGTTTCGTCACTCTCATGCACAGGAGATGAACACAGAGgagtggcagaggaggaggaggaggaagaactTCCACCTGTTGGGCTATTGCATCATCACTATAGTGCTCAGCATCGGAGCCCACATAGTCTTCTTCAG GAAACTGGAAGAAATTCACAATAACTTCATGGACGAGAAAGATCGAGTCATCACAGAAATTTACAATGAATCTAAAGAGAGGGCCAG GGTCAACGGTTttaagaaacagacagaaatccTGCGGCAGAAACATGCAGAGTTTCTGGAGAAATACAAAATCCGCAACGATGGAGGCGACAAGTAG